One stretch of Schlesneria sp. DSM 10557 DNA includes these proteins:
- the glyA gene encoding serine hydroxymethyltransferase, giving the protein MSALQTADPALWSALQKERTRQQEGLELIASENYTSAAILEAAGTILTNKYAEGYPGRRYYGGCEYVDIVESLAIERAKQLFGAQYANVQPHAGSQANMSVYQTVLKPGDTFLAMNLAMGGHLTHGMGLNFSGQLYQPIAYGVRESDHRIDFDQVAKLAREHRPKLIVAGASAYPREIDHAKFAEIAREVGAKLWVDMAHYAGLVAAGLHNSPVPVADFVTSTSHKTLRGPRSGFVLCKEEYGKDIDKAVFPGLQGGPLMHIIAAKAICFQEAMQPSFKEYGKQIIANAKALAETLMSGGIKLASGGTDNHLMLCDVTSIGLTGKIAEKALDAAGITVNKNMIPYDQRKALDPSGIRIGTAALTTRGMRQDEMKKVGAWILRVLKSPEDTTVIAAVKGEIGEFTKAFPVPGIA; this is encoded by the coding sequence ATGTCCGCGTTGCAAACCGCCGATCCTGCCCTTTGGTCTGCCCTCCAGAAGGAACGGACGCGACAGCAAGAAGGTCTCGAACTGATCGCTTCGGAAAATTACACCAGTGCAGCCATTCTGGAAGCGGCAGGAACAATCCTGACGAATAAATACGCCGAGGGATACCCCGGTCGCCGCTATTACGGTGGCTGTGAATATGTCGACATCGTCGAAAGCCTTGCCATTGAGCGTGCCAAGCAACTCTTCGGGGCTCAGTACGCCAATGTGCAGCCCCACGCCGGTTCTCAGGCGAATATGTCGGTCTACCAGACGGTCCTGAAACCAGGCGATACTTTCCTGGCGATGAATCTGGCAATGGGTGGCCATCTGACCCACGGGATGGGCCTCAATTTTTCCGGCCAGCTTTACCAGCCTATCGCCTACGGGGTTCGCGAGTCAGATCACCGGATCGACTTTGATCAGGTTGCCAAGCTGGCGCGGGAGCATCGCCCCAAGTTGATCGTCGCGGGTGCCAGCGCCTATCCACGGGAAATCGACCACGCCAAGTTTGCCGAAATCGCCAGGGAAGTCGGAGCCAAGCTCTGGGTCGACATGGCTCACTACGCCGGCCTCGTCGCTGCGGGACTTCACAACAGCCCCGTCCCCGTGGCAGATTTCGTCACCAGTACCTCGCACAAGACGCTGCGTGGCCCACGCTCGGGCTTCGTGCTTTGTAAGGAAGAATACGGCAAGGACATCGACAAGGCCGTCTTCCCAGGTCTGCAGGGGGGGCCCCTCATGCACATCATCGCCGCCAAGGCGATCTGCTTCCAGGAAGCAATGCAGCCGTCCTTTAAGGAATACGGCAAGCAGATTATCGCCAACGCGAAAGCACTGGCAGAGACCCTAATGTCCGGGGGAATCAAGCTGGCCAGCGGTGGTACTGACAACCACCTCATGCTCTGTGATGTCACGTCGATCGGACTGACCGGCAAGATCGCCGAAAAGGCCCTCGATGCCGCTGGAATCACCGTTAACAAGAACATGATTCCCTACGACCAGCGTAAGGCCCTCGACCCTAGCGGAATTCGCATCGGAACGGCGGCACTGACCACCCGCGGAATGCGTCAGGACGAGATGAAGAAAGTCGGGGCCTGGATCCTGAGGGTCCTGAAGAGTCCTGAAGATACCACCGTGATTGCAGCCGTTAAGGGTGAGATCGGCGAATTCACAAAGGCATTCCCCGTTCCCGGGATCGCCTGA
- a CDS encoding acetyl-CoA carboxylase carboxyltransferase subunit alpha: protein MKPQYVLPFERPIVELEEQLARLEAQPAPVPTTLEAIRNMRVEIAKLKRDVFENLNPWETVQVARHQDRPQARDYIELVCDEFIELHGDRAFGDDRAINAGFAKIDDCKVLFIGQHKGRNLKERNECLYGCAHPEGYRKALLKMELAAKFNLPIVCLVDTPGAYPGIGAEERGQAYAIAVNLREMSQLPVPIICVVIGEGGSGGALGLGIGDYVGILQFAYYSVISPEGCAGIMWKSVEFASKAAHALKFTGPDLLKFGVVDEVIPEPIGGAHRDHRAMASVLKSTIVRNLRALEQIPKAELLERRYQKFRRMGEFEELAAVSDA from the coding sequence ATGAAGCCTCAGTATGTGCTGCCCTTTGAGCGGCCGATTGTCGAACTCGAAGAACAGTTGGCGAGACTTGAAGCTCAGCCAGCTCCTGTCCCCACGACACTGGAAGCCATCCGCAATATGCGGGTCGAAATCGCGAAGTTGAAGCGAGATGTTTTCGAAAACTTGAATCCGTGGGAAACTGTCCAGGTTGCCCGTCATCAGGATCGACCTCAAGCGCGGGACTACATCGAGCTGGTCTGCGATGAATTCATCGAGCTTCACGGCGATCGGGCCTTCGGGGACGACCGGGCCATCAATGCGGGTTTTGCAAAGATCGACGACTGCAAAGTTCTCTTCATCGGGCAGCACAAGGGGCGAAATCTGAAAGAGCGCAACGAGTGTCTTTACGGATGTGCGCATCCCGAAGGCTATCGCAAAGCGCTGCTCAAAATGGAACTCGCCGCCAAGTTTAATCTGCCGATCGTCTGTCTGGTCGACACACCAGGAGCCTATCCGGGGATCGGTGCCGAAGAGCGAGGTCAGGCTTATGCCATCGCAGTCAATTTGCGAGAAATGTCTCAGCTACCCGTACCGATCATCTGCGTCGTCATTGGAGAAGGGGGCTCGGGTGGGGCGCTCGGTCTGGGGATTGGTGACTACGTCGGCATTCTTCAGTTTGCCTATTACTCTGTGATCAGTCCTGAAGGATGTGCGGGGATCATGTGGAAGAGTGTTGAGTTCGCCAGCAAGGCCGCCCACGCTCTCAAGTTCACGGGACCCGACTTGCTCAAATTCGGTGTTGTGGACGAGGTGATTCCAGAACCGATTGGTGGAGCGCACCGAGATCATCGTGCGATGGCCAGTGTTCTTAAATCGACGATCGTCCGGAACCTGCGCGCACTGGAACAGATCCCCAAGGCAGAACTGCTCGAGCGTCGCTATCAGAAGTTCCGCCGCATGGGCGAGTTTGAAGAGTTGGCCGCTGTGAGCGATGCGTAG
- a CDS encoding tetratricopeptide repeat protein, translated as MPDPSAEVVPSLQSSPILSGERVAFTGTLASMTHRQAMEMVEQQGGTAMQHVGQQTSILVVGEEGWPLEPDGLPSVKLEQARQLHDKGEPIRIVSESEWLKLLGIEPVERKTHQLYTPAMLCQLLNVSVHDIRRWERAGLITSVKKVYRLPYFDFEEVANARRLSKLAASGVRSEQIAASLQRLHTLWPDVVKPLAQLEVMSRGMGGLVFRDDSGLVETTGQRIFDFDPPSPEDEPSDEHSILPLHPAPVVGNVDRQHWTVDEWFYEGCRLAEANELESALEAMRMATIGEANNPLFHFHIADVLYRLKKPDGAIERYYMAVEIDHDFLEAWTQLGCVLSEIGDLTGAQAAFQIALDLHPDCPEVHFHLAGVLEQLGQPEAAVQHWRRYLDFDDRGPWAEIAREHVSPDAQ; from the coding sequence ATGCCAGATCCATCGGCCGAAGTTGTTCCGTCCCTGCAAAGTTCACCCATTTTAAGTGGTGAGCGTGTCGCGTTCACCGGAACGCTTGCTTCCATGACGCATCGCCAGGCGATGGAAATGGTTGAGCAGCAAGGTGGTACGGCGATGCAGCATGTGGGTCAGCAAACCTCAATTCTTGTCGTGGGTGAAGAGGGATGGCCGCTGGAACCCGATGGCCTCCCCTCTGTGAAGCTCGAACAGGCTCGACAACTGCACGATAAGGGCGAGCCCATTCGAATTGTCTCGGAATCGGAATGGCTCAAACTGCTGGGAATCGAACCCGTCGAGCGCAAAACGCATCAGCTCTACACTCCCGCCATGTTGTGTCAGCTCCTGAATGTCTCTGTGCATGACATCCGTCGGTGGGAGCGTGCGGGACTCATCACCTCTGTGAAAAAAGTCTATCGCCTCCCCTACTTCGATTTTGAAGAAGTCGCCAATGCCCGGCGACTCAGCAAACTCGCAGCCTCAGGGGTTCGGTCAGAACAGATCGCGGCAAGTCTGCAGCGGTTGCACACCCTCTGGCCTGATGTCGTCAAGCCACTCGCCCAACTGGAAGTGATGTCCCGCGGGATGGGAGGACTTGTCTTCCGGGACGATTCGGGATTGGTCGAGACGACCGGGCAGCGAATTTTTGATTTTGATCCCCCTTCCCCGGAAGATGAGCCCTCTGACGAGCACTCGATTCTGCCTCTCCACCCTGCTCCCGTGGTCGGAAATGTTGATCGGCAGCATTGGACCGTCGATGAATGGTTCTACGAAGGCTGTCGTCTGGCCGAGGCGAACGAGCTGGAATCGGCTCTTGAGGCCATGCGAATGGCCACGATTGGAGAGGCGAACAATCCCCTGTTTCATTTTCATATCGCCGATGTTTTGTACCGCTTGAAAAAGCCGGACGGAGCGATTGAACGCTATTACATGGCGGTTGAGATCGACCACGACTTCCTCGAGGCCTGGACGCAGCTCGGTTGTGTGCTGTCAGAAATCGGGGATCTCACCGGTGCACAGGCGGCCTTCCAGATCGCCCTGGACCTGCATCCCGACTGCCCGGAAGTTCACTTCCATCTGGCGGGGGTTCTGGAGCAACTGGGCCAGCCCGAAGCCGCCGTGCAGCACTGGCGACGGTATCTCGACTTCGACGATCGAGGTCCCTGGGCAGAAATCGCTCGCGAACATGTATCGCCCGACGCCCAATGA
- a CDS encoding c-type cytochrome domain-containing protein translates to MQRSIPTFSVCCLLILGWMVGSVDAALTAEQRKELKEITSQVSKITSLISKKKFEEAEEAIQSSEERVAQFVKDAGLNETDPALKPVQLQLEKARTLLSRAAAKAGGGGGGGAAKGGSIFAKNIAPILVAKCVSCHTEDGKGGLNLDTFADLEKGGASGKVVVPGSAENSLLIRRLVAPDAELRMPKGAPPLSEQEILAIGAWIEGGAKFEGDKDSPLASLAKGTATGKPVTAPRKAEIVKSTGKETVQFMRDLMPEMVDTCGRCHNDTTKRSGFSVMSFEKLMKGGSSGAVIVAGNLEESRLWRLVNGDDTPVMPAGNQTGITRKWYDNLKTWILEGATFDGDDPKKNFPTQEERQAAAMAKYTPEQWVQKRKDASLADWKKTFPNIEPNVRESNDFLFYGDVSEERLSQLDKWAAEQVAALRQTFKVKDDPLWKGKLAVFVFKERFGYEEFNNSVHRREVPREVTGHSQVSPTLEEAFIALQDIGDTPSDSSPGMQVNLVEHATGAFLKRGGSNLPDWLIRGAGLAIAHRKAPGNVYLIALPRVAGGILQESQITEPETIFSNGTFAPGEVGPIGFTLVEYLLKRGDVSQFNQFVQRLQSGTAPDAAIKAVYNTDAKTVAMGYASSLPSGVKKGKK, encoded by the coding sequence ATGCAACGAAGCATTCCGACGTTCAGCGTCTGCTGCTTATTGATTTTGGGATGGATGGTCGGCTCTGTCGATGCTGCCCTCACTGCCGAACAGCGGAAAGAACTGAAAGAGATCACAAGCCAGGTCAGCAAGATCACCTCGCTGATTTCCAAGAAGAAATTTGAAGAGGCCGAAGAGGCGATTCAGTCTTCCGAAGAGCGTGTCGCCCAGTTCGTGAAAGATGCGGGACTGAATGAGACCGACCCCGCACTCAAACCCGTTCAGCTTCAGCTCGAGAAAGCCCGCACGCTCTTGAGTCGCGCCGCAGCCAAAGCCGGAGGTGGAGGTGGAGGTGGTGCCGCCAAAGGAGGGTCCATCTTTGCAAAAAACATTGCTCCGATCCTCGTGGCCAAATGCGTCAGTTGTCATACCGAAGACGGCAAGGGAGGCCTGAACCTTGATACGTTCGCAGATCTGGAGAAGGGGGGTGCCAGCGGCAAGGTGGTGGTCCCCGGCAGTGCCGAGAACAGTCTGCTGATCAGACGACTGGTCGCTCCAGACGCGGAATTGCGCATGCCGAAAGGAGCCCCCCCGCTCTCTGAACAGGAAATTCTGGCAATCGGAGCCTGGATCGAAGGGGGTGCCAAGTTCGAAGGTGACAAGGATTCGCCGCTCGCGTCACTCGCAAAGGGAACTGCGACTGGCAAACCAGTCACAGCGCCGCGAAAAGCCGAGATCGTGAAGTCGACCGGGAAAGAAACCGTTCAATTCATGCGAGACCTGATGCCCGAGATGGTCGACACCTGTGGACGCTGTCACAACGACACCACCAAACGAAGTGGGTTCTCGGTCATGTCATTCGAGAAGCTGATGAAGGGGGGAAGCAGCGGGGCGGTCATCGTTGCCGGTAACCTCGAAGAAAGCCGGCTCTGGCGACTCGTCAATGGTGACGACACCCCTGTGATGCCTGCCGGGAACCAGACGGGCATCACTCGCAAATGGTACGATAACCTCAAGACCTGGATTCTTGAGGGAGCCACCTTTGACGGAGATGATCCCAAGAAGAACTTCCCGACGCAGGAAGAACGGCAAGCGGCTGCCATGGCGAAATACACGCCCGAGCAGTGGGTGCAGAAGCGAAAAGATGCCTCACTGGCGGACTGGAAGAAGACCTTTCCGAACATTGAACCGAATGTCCGGGAATCCAATGACTTCCTGTTCTATGGCGATGTCTCGGAAGAGCGGTTGAGCCAGCTCGACAAGTGGGCCGCCGAACAGGTGGCCGCTCTCAGGCAGACCTTCAAGGTCAAGGATGATCCACTCTGGAAAGGAAAACTCGCCGTCTTCGTTTTCAAGGAACGATTCGGTTACGAAGAGTTCAACAACTCGGTTCATCGACGTGAAGTTCCCCGGGAAGTCACGGGACATTCGCAAGTCAGCCCCACCCTGGAAGAGGCCTTCATCGCCTTACAGGACATCGGCGACACACCCTCGGATTCGTCGCCCGGAATGCAGGTCAACCTGGTTGAACATGCAACAGGGGCTTTCCTCAAGCGGGGTGGCTCCAATTTGCCCGACTGGTTGATCCGTGGTGCGGGGCTGGCGATTGCGCATCGCAAGGCACCGGGGAATGTCTACCTGATCGCCCTGCCTCGCGTGGCGGGTGGAATCCTGCAGGAATCGCAGATTACCGAGCCGGAAACAATTTTCTCGAATGGGACATTCGCGCCGGGTGAAGTCGGACCGATCGGTTTTACTCTGGTCGAGTATCTGCTCAAGCGAGGTGACGTGTCTCAGTTCAATCAGTTTGTTCAAAGATTGCAGTCGGGAACGGCTCCCGACGCGGCGATTAAAGCCGTCTACAATACGGATGCGAAGACGGTAGCGATGGGCTACGCCAGTTCTCTGCCAAGCGGTGTCAAAAAGGGAAAGAAGTAG
- the larE gene encoding ATP-dependent sacrificial sulfur transferase LarE has product MSNTPSEIEQKRDRLLEILKGYRQVAVAFSAGVDSTVVAQAAHLACGADAVAVTAVSLSLATGEREEAEQLAAQIGIRHVIVETREFSDPGYQRNASNRCYFCKSELYSRLVELAPSLGVKVLANGANLDDQGDYRPGMQAAAEFQVRSPLIEAGFTKKDVRELARIWNLPVWDKPATPCLSSRIAYGVEVTPERVRRIDEAEQFLKELLSLNELRVRCEANELARIEVPLGQIHQLLDPVVRNQVRGRLRELGFRFVTVDLDGFRSGSMNSAIPREQLLNVQIPARLLSE; this is encoded by the coding sequence ATGTCGAACACACCGTCCGAGATCGAACAGAAGCGAGACCGACTGCTGGAAATTCTGAAGGGATACCGGCAGGTTGCAGTGGCATTTTCCGCGGGCGTTGACAGCACCGTCGTGGCCCAGGCAGCACATCTCGCTTGCGGGGCTGATGCAGTTGCCGTCACTGCAGTCAGTCTCAGTCTTGCGACAGGGGAACGGGAAGAAGCAGAACAACTCGCCGCTCAGATTGGGATTCGACACGTCATCGTCGAGACGCGGGAGTTTTCCGACCCCGGATACCAGCGGAACGCCTCGAACCGGTGCTATTTCTGCAAGTCAGAACTGTATTCACGTCTGGTCGAACTGGCTCCTTCTCTGGGAGTAAAAGTTCTCGCGAATGGTGCCAATCTGGACGATCAAGGTGATTATCGGCCGGGGATGCAGGCTGCAGCCGAATTTCAGGTTCGCTCACCCCTCATCGAAGCGGGGTTCACCAAGAAGGACGTTCGTGAACTCGCTCGGATCTGGAATCTTCCAGTCTGGGACAAACCCGCGACCCCCTGCCTTTCCAGCCGGATTGCCTATGGAGTCGAGGTCACTCCAGAGCGGGTTCGGCGGATCGATGAGGCAGAACAGTTCCTCAAAGAACTGCTGAGTCTCAATGAGCTGCGTGTGCGGTGTGAGGCGAACGAGCTGGCTCGAATTGAAGTGCCTTTGGGCCAGATTCACCAATTGCTGGACCCCGTGGTGCGCAATCAGGTGCGAGGTCGCTTGCGCGAACTGGGCTTTCGCTTCGTCACCGTGGATCTGGATGGGTTTCGAAGTGGCAGTATGAATTCCGCCATTCCCCGCGAGCAACTCTTGAACGTCCAGATTCCCGCCAGACTACTATCGGAATGA
- the dtd gene encoding D-aminoacyl-tRNA deacylase has translation MRAVVQRVKRAKVTVGEEITGQIQQGLLVLLGVSDTDTEDDASALADKIVGLRIFNDPDDKMNLSLADVGGQMLVVSQFTLLGDCRKGRRPSFIKAARPEIADSLYRIFVAQVQGRGITTATGRFQTHMDVELVNDGPVTLLVDSQKEF, from the coding sequence ATGCGAGCGGTCGTGCAGCGCGTGAAACGAGCGAAGGTCACGGTAGGCGAAGAGATCACGGGACAAATCCAGCAGGGGTTGCTCGTACTGCTGGGCGTCTCTGATACGGACACCGAAGACGACGCCAGCGCTCTTGCAGACAAAATTGTGGGGCTCAGAATCTTCAACGACCCCGACGACAAGATGAACCTTTCACTTGCCGACGTGGGAGGCCAGATGCTGGTCGTCAGCCAGTTCACACTTCTGGGTGATTGCCGGAAGGGGCGGCGCCCGAGCTTCATCAAGGCGGCACGACCAGAGATCGCCGACTCGCTCTATCGCATCTTCGTTGCCCAGGTCCAGGGCCGAGGCATCACGACTGCCACAGGACGTTTCCAGACTCACATGGATGTGGAACTCGTCAACGACGGCCCAGTCACGCTGCTGGTCGACAGCCAGAAAGAGTTTTAA
- the thiO gene encoding glycine oxidase ThiO, with product MPDVIVIGGGVIGLSIAWELAGKGLSVRVLEQGAFGREASWAGAGMLPPGNLANAKTAEARLRGAAHALWPDWSNELTSRTGIDNGFIRCGGIELRMDDAGGPQSSYQLELTALKSEGVTIETEDVSEVRRRFPEISAEISSAYFLPDFHQVRNPRHLQALLAGCAMRGVELQAGCPVQQIQMKGERIQAVQTGSDTHQGAEYVFAGGTWTGQLLSQLGLTVQIEPIKGQIVLLRAEPLPVRSVIQVGRQYLVPRADGRMLVGSTEERSGFDKRNTAGAVGELINFAQRLVPALKRATFEKCWAGLRPFSTRGRPYLGRLPQFANATIAAGHYRYGLQQSSITAVLIRQVLLNQPVLLPDELNLADSVTE from the coding sequence ATGCCTGATGTCATTGTCATCGGAGGAGGGGTGATTGGGCTGTCAATCGCCTGGGAACTTGCGGGTAAGGGACTCTCTGTTCGCGTGCTGGAGCAAGGAGCATTCGGCCGGGAAGCAAGCTGGGCAGGTGCGGGCATGTTGCCCCCAGGTAATCTGGCGAACGCAAAGACCGCCGAAGCCCGGTTGCGCGGCGCTGCTCATGCACTCTGGCCTGACTGGTCGAACGAACTGACATCGAGAACGGGTATCGACAACGGCTTTATTCGCTGCGGGGGGATTGAACTCCGCATGGATGACGCGGGTGGGCCGCAGTCCAGCTATCAACTGGAGCTCACGGCGCTCAAATCCGAAGGCGTGACCATCGAAACGGAAGATGTCTCCGAAGTGCGTCGGCGGTTTCCGGAAATCAGCGCTGAAATCTCCTCCGCCTATTTCCTGCCCGACTTTCATCAGGTTCGCAACCCCAGACACTTACAGGCTCTTCTGGCGGGTTGCGCAATGCGGGGGGTCGAGTTGCAGGCTGGGTGCCCCGTGCAACAAATTCAGATGAAAGGCGAACGCATCCAGGCGGTTCAAACGGGCTCTGACACGCACCAAGGTGCCGAGTATGTGTTTGCCGGCGGAACCTGGACGGGTCAACTTCTGAGCCAACTGGGACTGACCGTTCAGATCGAACCCATCAAAGGCCAGATTGTCTTACTGCGAGCAGAGCCTCTTCCCGTGCGATCGGTGATACAGGTCGGCCGCCAGTATCTTGTTCCCCGAGCCGACGGTCGAATGCTGGTGGGATCGACGGAAGAACGATCCGGATTCGATAAACGAAATACGGCAGGCGCCGTCGGTGAGCTGATCAACTTTGCACAGCGACTGGTTCCCGCACTCAAACGGGCGACATTCGAGAAATGCTGGGCCGGGCTGCGCCCGTTCTCGACACGAGGCAGACCGTATCTGGGTCGCTTACCTCAATTCGCGAACGCAACGATCGCCGCAGGACACTACCGGTACGGATTGCAACAGTCCTCGATCACCGCCGTCCTGATCCGCCAGGTTCTGTTAAACCAGCCAGTGCTACTGCCGGACGAGCTGAATCTGGCCGACTCCGTCACCGAGTAA
- the ltrA gene encoding group II intron reverse transcriptase/maturase yields MERICDRDNLNRAYRKVKANKGAPGVDGMTLDDLAAWIATHKNTLIASLLEGRYQPQPVRGVQIPKPGGGMRQLGIPTVVDRLVQQAILQVLEPLFDPTFSNSSYGFRPGRSAHQALAAAQQYVAEGRLIVVDMDLEKFFDRVNHDILMGRLARRVPDKRLLRIIRRFLEAGLMQDGACLARQEGTPQGGPLSPLLANLLLDDLDRELERRGHKFCRYADDCNIYVRTKAAGERVLASLTTFLETHLRLRVNRDKSAAAYILDRKFLGHRLLPGGKLGVAPQSLARARQKVRELTKRNRGVSLRRMVTELNSFLTGWVTYYRHAQCRSHLERLDEWIRHRLRCVQLKQRKRAKPISDFLISCGVPRYLAWILANSGKGWWRMAGSPPAQHAMSIDWFHRLGLVFLTQRHADLQPS; encoded by the coding sequence ATGGAAAGGATTTGTGACCGAGACAATCTCAATCGAGCCTATCGCAAAGTGAAAGCGAACAAGGGTGCCCCAGGCGTCGATGGGATGACCCTCGACGATTTGGCCGCCTGGATTGCGACTCACAAGAACACGCTGATCGCCTCGCTCCTGGAAGGACGATACCAGCCCCAACCGGTGCGTGGAGTGCAAATTCCGAAGCCGGGAGGTGGAATGCGACAATTGGGCATTCCGACGGTTGTCGACCGACTCGTACAGCAAGCGATTCTGCAGGTTCTCGAACCGCTATTTGATCCGACGTTCTCGAACTCCAGCTACGGGTTCCGCCCCGGTCGCAGTGCCCACCAGGCCTTGGCCGCGGCTCAGCAATACGTGGCCGAAGGACGTCTCATCGTCGTGGATATGGACCTGGAGAAGTTCTTCGACAGGGTCAACCACGACATTCTGATGGGACGTCTGGCGCGACGCGTGCCTGATAAGCGTCTGCTTCGCATCATTCGCCGGTTCCTGGAAGCGGGGCTGATGCAAGACGGTGCCTGCCTTGCACGTCAAGAAGGGACGCCGCAAGGCGGTCCCTTGTCACCACTGCTGGCGAACTTGTTACTGGACGATCTCGACCGGGAACTGGAGCGTCGCGGGCACAAGTTCTGTCGCTATGCCGATGACTGCAACATTTACGTGCGGACAAAAGCAGCGGGAGAACGCGTGCTGGCCTCGCTCACGACATTCCTGGAAACGCATCTGCGATTGCGGGTTAACCGCGATAAATCCGCAGCAGCGTACATCCTGGACCGGAAATTCCTGGGCCACCGTCTGCTCCCGGGCGGGAAGCTGGGGGTCGCCCCTCAGAGTCTCGCACGGGCACGGCAGAAGGTGCGTGAACTGACGAAACGCAATCGAGGCGTCAGCCTCCGACGGATGGTGACCGAACTCAACTCGTTCTTGACCGGATGGGTGACATACTACCGACATGCCCAATGTCGGTCTCACCTCGAACGTCTGGATGAATGGATTCGACATCGTCTGCGCTGCGTTCAACTCAAACAGCGGAAACGTGCGAAACCGATCTCCGACTTCCTGATCTCGTGCGGAGTACCCCGGTACCTCGCGTGGATTCTGGCTAACTCGGGGAAAGGATGGTGGCGCATGGCGGGTAGCCCTCCTGCTCAACATGCCATGTCCATCGACTGGTTCCATCGTCTCGGCCTCGTCTTCCTGACCCAAAGGCACGCCGATTTACAACCATCTTAG